One genomic window of Planktothrix tepida PCC 9214 includes the following:
- a CDS encoding helix-turn-helix domain-containing protein — protein sequence MEIKHELSLTEEELKIVKLGLLGKLNKNSPYWNKAQRLADSIPIEVKTQEAPKAGITETILLAIEALETATSQEIVEHLGLDYPNSVSALCSKLYRNGKLERFKTEIDPYDRQTQGVRPIHRYKLAKKTIYELKEKKQSGKLS from the coding sequence ATGGAGATTAAACACGAACTGTCTTTAACTGAAGAAGAACTTAAAATTGTCAAGCTTGGTTTACTGGGAAAGTTAAACAAAAATTCTCCCTATTGGAACAAAGCTCAAAGACTTGCTGATTCTATCCCGATTGAAGTTAAAACTCAAGAAGCTCCCAAAGCAGGTATTACAGAAACAATACTTTTAGCCATTGAGGCGCTAGAAACTGCAACATCTCAAGAAATCGTTGAACATCTGGGGTTAGATTATCCAAACTCTGTTTCTGCCTTGTGTTCTAAACTTTATCGTAACGGTAAGCTCGAACGATTCAAAACAGAAATTGACCCCTATGATCGCCAAACTCAAGGAGTTAGACCGATACACCGTTATAAATTAGCTAAGAAAACAATTTACGAACTGAAGGAAAAAAAACAATCTGGCAAACTCAGTTAA
- a CDS encoding ASCH domain-containing protein yields the protein MKGLTIHQPWASLLVWKKKQFETRDWQRMYRGLIAIHAGKEPLSPLEDYYDILWELRNDSIDFNEPYFNSTFGKIIAIARLKDIHLMTRELINKQSHLEQVCGYWEPGRFAWEFTDIKPLQQPIPVRGLPGLWDVSDEIQQQISQQLGMKGQQKN from the coding sequence ATGAAAGGCTTAACCATTCATCAACCTTGGGCTAGTCTCTTAGTCTGGAAAAAGAAACAGTTTGAAACCCGTGATTGGCAACGGATGTATCGAGGATTAATAGCCATTCATGCCGGAAAAGAACCTCTGAGTCCCTTAGAAGATTATTATGATATTCTTTGGGAACTGAGAAACGATTCAATCGATTTTAATGAACCTTATTTCAATTCAACCTTCGGTAAAATTATTGCCATTGCCAGATTGAAAGATATTCATTTGATGACGAGGGAACTGATTAATAAACAATCACATCTTGAGCAGGTGTGCGGTTATTGGGAACCCGGACGATTTGCTTGGGAATTCACCGATATTAAACCTTTACAACAACCGATTCCTGTTCGGGGTCTACCTGGATTATGGGATGTTTCTGATGAGATTCAACAGCAAATTAGTCAGCAATTGGGCATGAAAGGGCAACAGAAAAATTAG
- a CDS encoding alpha-amylase family glycosyl hydrolase — MVTAITQPDVITSSSHRPSTRNGMGAIVYDGGTTFRVWAKFASLVYVEGDFNNWSQEATPLASEGNGYWSADVPGAKPGDYYRYVLHNNGIFHRADPYGKHVIDPRDNRNDPDVGKVEIKAPFDWGDHHFTMPAWNELVIYELHVSSFNGSSVNSTQQLGTFTSIIEKLDYLKDLGINAIEILPIVDFPTQTSLGYNPNLPFDIESSYGSPEDFKKFVMAAHDRGIAIILDVVYNHFDSGIYDQEFPSLWLFDGWHEGDYGGIYFYNDWRANTSFGPRPDFGRDEVRHFIRDNALMWLEEYQLDGLRFDSTVNIRNAKGNNNDPSNDIAEGWGLMQWINYDKNNKQPWKITIAEDLQNNDWITKDTGAGGAGFNSQWGSSFYWPIHDALVNPVDSSRNIVNVQNAILHRFETDALKRVIYSENHDEVAEINHKKRLPNSIDENQPDSFYARKRSILGAVLTLTSPGIPMIFQGQEFLEQGAWKDNVPLDWNNLSKYPGIYNLYKDLIHLRRNWYNNTRGLRGQHVHVHHVNDQNKVIAFHRWENGGSGDDVIVVVNLSNQAYDSYSIGFPQDGMWWVRFNSDWNGYSPDFENHPGYHTEAYPTDAGDPDHMPYRGNVGIGRYSALILSQ, encoded by the coding sequence ATGGTTACTGCAATTACTCAACCAGACGTTATTACTTCATCTTCTCACCGACCATCTACCCGAAATGGAATGGGAGCTATTGTTTATGATGGAGGAACTACCTTCAGAGTTTGGGCAAAATTTGCATCGCTGGTTTATGTAGAAGGAGATTTTAACAATTGGTCTCAGGAAGCAACACCTCTAGCATCTGAAGGTAATGGATATTGGTCGGCAGATGTTCCCGGCGCTAAACCTGGTGATTACTACCGCTATGTACTGCATAATAATGGAATTTTCCATCGTGCAGACCCCTACGGCAAGCACGTCATCGATCCTCGCGATAACAGAAACGATCCTGATGTAGGCAAAGTGGAAATCAAAGCTCCCTTTGATTGGGGTGACCATCATTTCACCATGCCAGCCTGGAATGAATTGGTGATTTATGAACTGCACGTCAGTTCTTTTAATGGAAGTTCTGTAAATTCTACTCAGCAGCTAGGGACTTTTACTAGCATCATTGAAAAACTAGATTACCTCAAAGATCTGGGAATCAATGCCATAGAAATCCTACCAATTGTTGACTTTCCAACTCAAACATCTCTGGGATATAACCCCAATCTACCTTTTGATATTGAAAGTAGCTATGGTTCCCCCGAAGACTTCAAAAAATTTGTGATGGCGGCTCACGATAGAGGCATTGCTATCATCTTAGATGTGGTCTACAACCATTTTGATTCGGGTATTTACGATCAAGAATTTCCAAGTCTTTGGCTCTTTGATGGCTGGCATGAAGGAGACTATGGTGGTATCTACTTCTATAATGATTGGCGTGCTAATACGTCTTTTGGCCCCCGCCCTGATTTTGGTCGAGATGAGGTACGCCACTTTATTCGAGATAATGCCTTAATGTGGCTAGAAGAGTATCAACTGGATGGCTTGCGATTTGATTCCACTGTAAACATTAGAAACGCCAAAGGAAATAATAACGACCCCAGCAACGATATTGCCGAAGGATGGGGGTTAATGCAGTGGATAAACTACGATAAAAATAACAAGCAGCCCTGGAAAATCACCATTGCTGAAGATTTGCAGAACAACGACTGGATCACTAAAGATACGGGCGCAGGAGGCGCAGGGTTTAACTCTCAGTGGGGGAGTTCATTCTACTGGCCTATTCACGATGCTCTCGTCAATCCGGTGGACAGTTCTCGTAACATCGTTAATGTACAAAATGCAATTCTGCATCGCTTCGAGACAGATGCCTTAAAGCGAGTCATCTATAGCGAAAACCATGATGAAGTTGCTGAGATTAATCACAAAAAGCGTTTACCCAATAGCATTGATGAAAATCAACCCGATAGCTTCTATGCCAGAAAACGCTCTATTTTAGGTGCTGTTTTAACCTTAACTTCACCCGGCATTCCAATGATTTTCCAAGGTCAAGAATTCCTGGAACAAGGTGCTTGGAAAGATAATGTGCCACTGGATTGGAATAATCTTTCTAAATATCCAGGTATTTATAACTTGTATAAAGACCTGATTCATCTGAGACGCAACTGGTACAACAATACGCGAGGTTTGCGCGGACAGCACGTCCACGTTCATCATGTTAACGACCAAAACAAAGTTATCGCTTTTCACCGATGGGAAAATGGTGGTTCTGGAGATGATGTCATTGTGGTTGTTAATCTGAGCAATCAAGCTTACGATAGCTACAGCATTGGCTTTCCTCAAGACGGAATGTGGTGGGTACGCTTTAACAGTGACTGGAACGGTTACAGTCCTGATTTTGAAAACCATCCAGGCTATCACACCGAAGCTTATCCAACGGATGCAGGAGACCCCGACCATATGCCTTACCGAGGAAATGTAGGCATTGGTCGCTACAGTGCCCTCATTTTATCGCAATAG
- the psb34 gene encoding photosystem II assembly protein Psb34: MYTTNENGILNNYATEPKLYFAEYPSPEQQSRYALQGAAAVLLVTSLLMIAFAAS, encoded by the coding sequence ATGTACACCACCAACGAAAACGGAATCCTCAATAATTACGCTACCGAACCCAAACTTTATTTTGCTGAGTACCCCTCACCCGAACAGCAAAGTCGCTATGCACTTCAAGGTGCGGCTGCTGTCCTCCTGGTCACTTCCTTGCTCATGATTGCTTTTGCTGCCTCTTAA
- a CDS encoding tyrosine-type recombinase/integrase, whose protein sequence is MSGLVVHGNKTFHLLSEDIDILTELLANKRSIETRQAYAKDLRDFFNVIARSDPTPELVGEFLALEQFDALALVLRYRQHLINKGLKESTVNRRLAAIKSLVNYARTIGRCNFTLADIKNEKVRRYTDTSGIPTDQMKTLLELCDRTTLKGKRDYAIFRLLWSNALRRGEISRTNISDLDVENSCLWIRGKGQTDKEKIELGLATLEAIQDWLTARGRVRKNSPLFCTLDYCTKGHRLGGCGIYHLVREFSKKAGISKPMSPHRVRHSSITAALDATHGDVRRVQKLSRHQDVNILMAYDDNRKNAQGEITNLLDDLV, encoded by the coding sequence ATGTCTGGACTCGTTGTTCACGGAAATAAGACTTTCCATCTGCTTTCAGAAGATATTGACATTTTGACAGAATTACTGGCCAATAAACGCAGTATCGAAACCCGTCAAGCTTACGCTAAGGATTTACGAGATTTCTTTAATGTCATTGCCCGTAGTGACCCGACACCGGAGTTAGTGGGAGAATTTTTGGCTTTAGAACAGTTTGATGCCTTGGCCCTGGTTCTCAGATACCGTCAACACCTAATTAACAAGGGACTGAAAGAATCCACCGTTAACCGTCGCCTTGCTGCCATTAAATCCTTAGTTAACTATGCCCGCACCATTGGCCGTTGTAACTTTACTCTGGCTGATATCAAAAACGAGAAAGTTCGCCGCTACACCGACACTTCTGGTATTCCCACCGACCAAATGAAAACGCTTCTGGAACTTTGCGATCGCACGACCCTCAAGGGCAAACGCGATTATGCTATTTTCCGCTTGTTGTGGTCAAATGCCCTGCGACGGGGTGAAATTTCCCGTACCAATATTAGTGATTTGGATGTTGAGAATTCTTGTCTCTGGATTCGGGGCAAGGGACAAACTGATAAGGAAAAGATTGAGTTAGGTTTGGCTACCCTAGAAGCAATTCAAGATTGGCTAACGGCTAGGGGACGGGTGAGGAAAAACTCTCCTTTATTCTGTACCCTCGATTACTGCACCAAAGGACACCGCCTGGGGGGATGTGGAATTTATCATCTAGTGCGGGAGTTCTCCAAAAAAGCCGGGATTTCTAAACCGATGTCACCCCACCGTGTCCGCCATAGTTCCATCACTGCTGCCCTCGATGCTACCCATGGGGATGTCCGCCGTGTCCAGAAACTAAGCCGCCACCAGGATGTGAATATCTTGATGGCCTATGACGATAACCGCAAGAATGCTCAGGGAGAAATTACGAATTTATTAGATGATTTGGTGTAA
- a CDS encoding DUF6876 family protein has product MNTITLSDLSQFTGTETWYRHFTGLLYTDGIQYLAEQAEAYWLIDAIASYQHQLKRDEYLAEFQVWVLSVAGEGERDYPFLLPEDNYQAVLTCWPDTPKEGLKPAVIQQIEYTKFPLIEVKLYVSGGVLMLPSEY; this is encoded by the coding sequence ATGAACACTATCACTTTATCAGATCTCTCTCAATTCACAGGAACTGAAACTTGGTATCGCCACTTTACCGGATTGCTTTACACCGATGGTATTCAGTATTTAGCAGAACAAGCTGAAGCGTATTGGTTAATTGATGCCATTGCTTCTTATCAACATCAACTGAAGCGGGATGAATACCTAGCTGAGTTCCAAGTTTGGGTGCTATCTGTTGCTGGAGAAGGAGAACGAGATTATCCATTTCTTCTGCCTGAAGATAACTATCAAGCGGTGCTAACGTGCTGGCCGGATACACCAAAAGAAGGTCTAAAACCTGCTGTCATTCAACAGATTGAGTACACGAAATTTCCCCTGATTGAAGTCAAACTTTATGTTAGTGGTGGTGTGTTAATGCTGCCTTCTGAATATTAA
- a CDS encoding DUF6508 domain-containing protein produces the protein MNSQSELSLVKKLTAIATFLPAFKEGKGLSSLNQFVDTAYANNWVSGNINWGQWMQTDEAKKLRDEPTALAKASEYDLTCLLTTLIRQDRFWEGSLEGAVDSGLLTAILQRAASLLDEMTSKGNDELNDASVKNDNGISSQ, from the coding sequence ATGAATAGTCAATCTGAATTGTCATTAGTGAAAAAATTAACAGCGATCGCCACTTTTTTACCAGCATTTAAAGAGGGAAAAGGCTTGTCTAGTCTCAATCAGTTCGTAGATACTGCCTATGCAAATAACTGGGTAAGCGGCAATATCAATTGGGGACAGTGGATGCAAACTGATGAAGCTAAAAAATTACGGGATGAGCCGACTGCATTAGCGAAAGCATCAGAGTATGACTTAACTTGCTTGCTAACCACCTTAATTCGACAGGATCGTTTTTGGGAGGGTTCGTTGGAAGGAGCAGTTGATTCGGGTTTACTCACAGCGATATTGCAAAGAGCAGCATCACTGCTAGATGAAATGACATCTAAAGGTAACGACGAGCTTAATGACGCTTCAGTAAAAAATGATAACGGGATCTCATCTCAATAG
- a CDS encoding class I SAM-dependent DNA methyltransferase has product MQLIAQLIKSKTDIESLVVLDIAAGSGLVGKHLASFGVKSIVGVDIIPEAAQAAEREFPGVYEKYYVEDLTNISPTAKQELSNRGFNCLVCCSSLSCHLPIQVFINSFNLISQDGWVAFNVSTYILDNPNNIDAFESKKAVNFSQLYYKMVEAGILEISHKHYYLHRYMTNGKAVHYVSVVARKRGNIPENW; this is encoded by the coding sequence ATGCAGTTAATCGCTCAGTTAATTAAATCAAAAACAGATATTGAATCTTTGGTGGTTTTAGATATTGCAGCCGGAAGTGGATTAGTTGGTAAACATCTTGCGAGTTTTGGTGTTAAATCAATTGTGGGAGTTGATATTATTCCAGAAGCTGCCCAAGCTGCTGAAAGGGAGTTTCCGGGTGTCTATGAAAAATATTATGTGGAAGATTTAACTAATATTTCTCCTACAGCAAAGCAAGAATTATCTAACCGAGGATTTAACTGTTTAGTTTGTTGTTCATCTCTAAGCTGTCATTTGCCCATACAAGTCTTTATCAATTCTTTCAATCTAATTTCTCAAGATGGATGGGTTGCTTTCAATGTTAGTACATATATCCTAGACAATCCCAATAATATAGATGCTTTTGAATCTAAAAAAGCTGTTAATTTCAGCCAACTCTATTATAAAATGGTTGAAGCAGGAATTTTAGAGATTAGCCATAAACATTATTATTTGCATCGGTATATGACGAATGGAAAAGCTGTTCATTATGTTAGTGTAGTAGCCAGAAAACGAGGCAATATACCCGAAAATTGGTAG
- a CDS encoding ParB N-terminal domain-containing protein has product MKIAVQRIVYFFTGTNWEDPDKTEKYINALQSGDKFPPILVDDNGDGTFTCYDGHHRLKAHKVLNIPYIDCRFE; this is encoded by the coding sequence ATGAAAATCGCAGTTCAAAGAATTGTTTATTTTTTCACAGGCACAAATTGGGAAGACCCTGATAAAACTGAAAAATACATCAATGCGCTCCAATCGGGTGACAAATTTCCGCCGATTTTAGTTGATGATAATGGAGATGGGACTTTTACTTGTTATGATGGTCATCATCGGCTCAAAGCTCACAAGGTTTTGAACATCCCTTATATTGATTGTCGATTTGAATAA
- a CDS encoding HNH endonuclease, producing MIKDINYYCLKFSPRSQFNKIGLNVSLSAGFAPNKPVLLLSIIELIGRGQIQYNQIEVSPELIATFLKLWQTLDIHRRADMGLPFFHLRSDGFWHFKAKPGFEFIESSQSKIKVRNITSLRQAVDYAYLDSELFTLLLNPTSRIELTAVLLNSWFPSQTEQLEQSLEFNAFEELQNRLLREGGQVYQPDEVEREDQETAIVRDGAFRRIVTSVYGYRCAFCGLQILNHQENIVDGSHIKPFSKFYDDRINNGISLCKNHHWAFDRFWFTINDDYTIEVAQTLHEDAPHTTPMKEFQGQQIWLPNREEYHPRPDALYWHRQTFWERVS from the coding sequence ATGATTAAGGATATTAACTATTATTGTCTCAAGTTTTCGCCTCGCTCTCAGTTTAATAAAATTGGTTTAAATGTCAGCTTATCTGCGGGGTTTGCTCCTAATAAACCTGTGTTACTGTTATCGATTATTGAATTAATTGGGCGTGGGCAAATTCAATATAATCAAATTGAAGTTTCTCCTGAACTGATTGCAACGTTTCTTAAACTATGGCAAACCCTAGATATTCATCGTCGTGCAGATATGGGTTTACCATTCTTTCACCTGCGAAGTGATGGTTTCTGGCATTTCAAAGCTAAACCAGGATTTGAATTTATAGAATCTTCTCAGTCTAAAATTAAAGTCAGGAATATTACGTCACTCCGTCAAGCTGTTGATTATGCCTACCTAGATTCTGAACTGTTTACGCTGCTATTAAATCCTACTTCAAGAATTGAATTAACGGCGGTTCTGCTGAATTCTTGGTTTCCGAGTCAAACTGAGCAGTTAGAACAATCCCTAGAGTTTAATGCCTTTGAAGAATTGCAAAATCGGTTATTGCGGGAGGGAGGTCAAGTTTATCAGCCTGATGAAGTTGAGAGAGAAGATCAGGAAACTGCTATCGTGCGAGATGGAGCCTTTCGCCGCATTGTGACTTCAGTTTATGGCTATCGTTGTGCCTTCTGTGGTTTGCAGATTCTCAATCACCAGGAAAATATCGTTGATGGCTCTCATATCAAACCGTTCTCTAAATTCTATGATGACCGCATCAATAACGGCATTTCCCTCTGTAAAAACCACCATTGGGCGTTTGATCGCTTTTGGTTTACCATTAATGATGACTACACCATTGAAGTTGCCCAAACTCTTCATGAAGATGCTCCCCACACAACACCCATGAAGGAATTCCAAGGTCAACAAATCTGGCTACCCAATCGCGAAGAGTACCACCCTCGACCGGATGCTCTGTACTGGCATCGTCAAACATTTTGGGAACGAGTCAGTTAA
- a CDS encoding group II intron reverse transcriptase, translating into MQSLVKLALEPEWEARFEPNSFGFRPGRSAHDAIKAIFNTIKLKPKYVLDADIAKCFDKIDHNVLLSKLNTFPTIRRQICAWLKAGVIDFSEYAVREKSDNTTTSMGVPQGGTISPLLANIALHGMENRIKQVALSLPGSLAANYTAISLIRFADDFVILHKDLAVIQRCQQIISEWLSELGLELKPSKTRISHTLNMYEGKVGFDFLGFTVRQFPVGKYHSGKSSSGKLLGYKTLITPSKAKLKTHTQKIGKLIDGHKSVPQSDLIAHLNPVIRGWTNYYSGVVSKRIFNQADTTLFSQLKAWAEHRHPNKSSRWSCQKYWQTVGSDNWVFKPHNQKIRLLKHRETRIVRHIQVQGSRSPFDGDWVYWSSRMGKHPEASKRMATLLKMQKGKCTHCGLFFNHEDLMEIDHKIPRSKGGKDSYDNLQLLHGHCHDAKTASSDKIAVSVQEIDEDYLNCNPF; encoded by the coding sequence TTGCAATCGCTAGTAAAACTAGCTCTGGAACCTGAATGGGAAGCTCGCTTCGAGCCAAACTCCTTCGGTTTCCGACCAGGAAGAAGCGCCCATGATGCGATTAAGGCAATATTCAACACTATTAAGCTGAAACCTAAATATGTGTTGGATGCCGATATTGCAAAATGTTTTGACAAAATTGATCATAATGTTCTGCTGTCAAAATTAAATACATTCCCCACCATCCGCCGACAAATTTGTGCATGGTTAAAAGCGGGAGTGATTGATTTCTCGGAATATGCTGTGAGGGAGAAATCTGACAACACAACAACATCAATGGGTGTTCCACAAGGGGGTACGATTTCGCCGTTATTAGCGAATATAGCCCTTCACGGTATGGAGAATAGAATTAAACAAGTTGCTTTAAGTCTACCCGGCTCTCTAGCGGCGAACTATACAGCAATAAGTTTAATTCGATTTGCAGATGATTTCGTCATTCTGCATAAAGACCTTGCCGTTATCCAAAGATGTCAGCAGATTATTAGTGAATGGTTAAGCGAATTGGGACTGGAATTGAAACCAAGTAAAACCCGAATATCTCATACACTTAATATGTATGAAGGTAAGGTGGGTTTTGATTTTCTGGGTTTCACTGTTCGACAATTTCCTGTTGGAAAATATCACAGTGGTAAAAGCTCAAGCGGAAAATTACTGGGTTACAAAACTCTAATTACCCCAAGTAAAGCAAAGCTGAAGACACACACGCAGAAGATAGGTAAATTGATTGATGGGCATAAGTCAGTACCACAATCTGATTTAATCGCTCATTTGAATCCCGTCATCCGTGGATGGACAAACTACTACTCAGGTGTCGTCAGCAAACGCATATTTAACCAGGCTGATACAACATTATTCAGTCAGCTAAAAGCATGGGCAGAACATCGTCACCCTAATAAATCTTCCCGATGGAGTTGTCAAAAGTATTGGCAAACCGTAGGGTCTGATAATTGGGTATTTAAACCCCATAACCAGAAAATTCGCTTACTCAAGCACCGTGAAACTCGCATTGTGAGACACATACAGGTGCAAGGAAGCCGTAGCCCGTTTGATGGTGACTGGGTATACTGGAGTTCGAGAATGGGTAAACATCCTGAAGCTTCAAAAAGAATGGCAACACTCTTGAAGATGCAGAAAGGAAAGTGTACTCATTGTGGGCTGTTTTTCAATCATGAAGATTTGATGGAAATCGACCATAAAATCCCCCGTTCAAAAGGTGGTAAGGATAGTTACGACAACCTTCAATTACTTCATGGACATTGCCATGATGCTAAAACAGCTTCCTCTGATAAAATTGCTGTTTCAGTTCAAGAGATAGATGAGGATTATCTCAACTGTAATCCCTTTTAA